In Oikeobacillus pervagus, a single window of DNA contains:
- the ispD gene encoding 2-C-methyl-D-erythritol 4-phosphate cytidylyltransferase, producing MNYQVIIPAAGQGKRMKAGKNKLFIELNRKPIIIHTLEVFEVDPRCEGITLVVHQNEMEEFTHLLKSYHITKVKSLTIGGKERHHSVFNGLIHLQNEEIVLVHDGARPFIKQEIIHRLVDCAMKSGAAIVAVPVKDTIKKVKEGQIEGTIDRSSLWAAQTPQAFNVSILLDAYKKANDEQYIGTDEASLVERLSLAVEIVEGDYDNIKLTTPEDLFFAEAIMKKQNK from the coding sequence ATGAACTATCAAGTAATTATTCCAGCTGCCGGACAAGGAAAGCGGATGAAAGCGGGTAAAAATAAATTATTTATTGAATTAAACAGAAAGCCGATTATTATTCATACACTAGAGGTATTCGAAGTTGACCCAAGATGTGAAGGCATTACATTAGTAGTCCATCAAAATGAAATGGAAGAATTCACTCATCTGCTCAAAAGCTATCACATTACAAAAGTGAAGTCTTTAACAATCGGGGGGAAGGAACGCCATCACAGTGTTTTTAATGGATTAATCCATTTACAGAATGAAGAAATTGTCTTAGTCCACGACGGTGCTAGACCGTTTATCAAACAGGAAATCATTCATCGCCTCGTGGATTGCGCAATGAAGTCAGGGGCAGCGATTGTTGCTGTCCCTGTCAAGGATACCATCAAGAAAGTGAAAGAGGGTCAAATTGAGGGAACGATTGATCGGTCAAGCCTGTGGGCTGCTCAAACACCACAGGCTTTTAATGTTTCTATTTTATTAGATGCCTATAAAAAGGCAAATGATGAACAATATATAGGAACAGATGAAGCCTCTTTAGTAGAAAGATTATCGCTGGCTGTTGAAATTGTTGAAGGTGATTATGATAATATAAAGTTGACAACACCAGAAGATCTTTTTTTTGCTGAAGCTATTATGAAAAAACAAAATAAATAA
- the ispF gene encoding 2-C-methyl-D-erythritol 2,4-cyclodiphosphate synthase, producing MFRVGQGFDVHQFAENRPCIIGGIVIPYEKGLLGHSDADVLLHAVTDACLGAIGEGDIGKHFPDTDPEFKDADSAKLLIHVWEIVKKKGYSLGNIDCTIIAQKPKMAPYIETIKQRIAELLESDASRVNVKATTTEKLGFTGREEGIAALTSVLLMKNT from the coding sequence ATGTTTCGAGTTGGCCAAGGATTTGATGTTCACCAGTTTGCAGAAAATCGCCCATGTATCATTGGCGGAATTGTAATACCATATGAAAAAGGTTTGTTAGGACATTCAGATGCAGATGTATTATTGCATGCAGTAACAGATGCCTGTTTAGGTGCAATTGGAGAAGGGGATATTGGAAAGCATTTCCCGGATACAGACCCTGAATTTAAAGATGCAGATTCAGCAAAATTGCTGATTCATGTATGGGAAATCGTGAAGAAAAAGGGGTATTCGTTAGGGAATATTGACTGTACCATCATTGCTCAAAAGCCGAAAATGGCTCCTTATATAGAGACAATTAAACAAAGAATTGCTGAACTATTGGAAAGTGACGCATCACGCGTGAATGTAAAAGCAACGACAACAGAAAAGTTAGGGTTTACAGGCAGAGAAGAAGGGATTGCAGCACTCACGTCCGTACTATTAATGAAAAATACATAA
- the clpC gene encoding ATP-dependent protease ATP-binding subunit ClpC, whose product MMFGRFTERAQKVLALAQEEALRLGHSNIGTEHILLGLVREGEGIAAKALYGLGLGAEKIQTEVENLIGKGSGSTQTIHYTPRAKKVIELSMDEARKLGHSYVGTEHILLGLIREGEGVAARVLNNLGVSLNKARQQVLQLLGNNEANGHQSGANVNANTPTLDSLARDLTAIAKEGSLDPVIGRAKEIQRVIEVLSRRTKNNPVLIGEPGVGKTAIAEGLAQQIINNEIPETLRDKRVMTLDMGTVVAGTKYRGEFEDRLKKVMDEIRQAGNIILFIDELHTLIGAGGAEGAIDASNILKPSLARGELQCIGATTLDEYRKYIEKDAALERRFQPIQVDEPTLDESIQILKGLRDRYEAHHRVSITDDAIDAAVKLSDRYISDRFLPDKAIDLIDEAGSKVRLRSYTTPPNLKELEHKLDEIKKEKDAAVQSQEFEKAASLRDSEQKLREELEVTKKSWKEKQGKENTEVTVEDIANVVSSWTGVPVSKLAQTETDKLLNLEKILHSSVIGQEEAVKAVSKAVRRARAGLKDPKRPIGSFIFLGPTGVGKTELARALANAMFGDEDAMIRIDMSEYMEKHSTSRLVGSPPGYVGYEEGGQLTEKIRRKPYSVVLLDEIEKAHPDVFNILLQVLEDGRLTDSKGRTVDFRNTVLIMTSNVGANALKRNKFVGFNIQDGEQQYKDMKGKVMEELKRAFRPEFINRIDEIIVFHSLEKDHLKQIVTLMSNQLTSRLEEQNILLELTEMAKEKIANEGYDPEYGARPLRRAIQKHIEDRLSEELLKGTVLKGQRVIVDVEDDEFVVKTKTMSNTVS is encoded by the coding sequence ACTGAGAGAGCTCAAAAGGTATTAGCATTAGCCCAAGAGGAAGCCCTTCGCCTAGGACATAGTAATATTGGAACTGAACATATCCTTCTAGGACTAGTAAGAGAAGGAGAAGGTATTGCTGCAAAGGCCTTATATGGATTAGGTTTAGGAGCTGAAAAAATTCAAACAGAAGTAGAGAATTTAATTGGAAAAGGTTCAGGATCTACTCAAACAATCCACTACACTCCTCGCGCTAAAAAAGTGATTGAACTTTCCATGGATGAAGCTCGTAAGCTAGGACACTCTTATGTTGGAACTGAACATATCTTGCTTGGTTTAATACGTGAAGGTGAGGGAGTTGCCGCTAGAGTCCTAAATAACTTAGGAGTGAGTCTAAATAAAGCTCGTCAACAAGTGTTGCAGCTTCTAGGCAATAATGAAGCAAATGGTCATCAATCAGGAGCCAATGTAAATGCAAATACACCGACATTAGATAGCTTAGCACGTGATTTAACAGCGATTGCTAAAGAGGGAAGTCTTGATCCTGTTATTGGCCGAGCAAAGGAAATTCAGCGTGTCATTGAAGTCTTAAGCAGAAGAACAAAAAATAACCCTGTATTAATTGGGGAGCCAGGGGTCGGTAAAACAGCTATAGCAGAAGGGCTAGCACAACAAATCATCAATAATGAAATCCCTGAAACACTGCGTGATAAACGTGTGATGACATTAGATATGGGGACAGTTGTTGCAGGCACGAAATATCGTGGAGAATTTGAAGATCGTCTGAAAAAGGTGATGGATGAAATTCGCCAAGCAGGAAATATCATTTTATTCATTGATGAGCTTCATACATTAATAGGTGCTGGTGGTGCAGAAGGGGCGATCGATGCTTCTAATATATTAAAGCCTTCATTAGCAAGAGGCGAATTACAGTGTATTGGAGCCACTACCTTAGACGAATACCGGAAATATATTGAAAAAGATGCAGCGCTTGAAAGAAGATTTCAACCTATCCAAGTAGATGAACCAACTTTAGACGAATCTATTCAAATATTAAAAGGTTTACGGGACCGTTATGAAGCACATCATAGAGTCTCTATTACCGATGACGCAATTGATGCGGCGGTCAAATTATCCGACCGATATATTTCAGACCGTTTTCTTCCGGATAAAGCAATTGATTTAATTGACGAGGCGGGGTCCAAAGTACGTCTCCGTTCTTATACAACACCTCCAAATTTAAAAGAACTAGAGCATAAACTAGACGAAATAAAAAAGGAAAAGGATGCAGCTGTACAAAGCCAAGAATTTGAAAAAGCGGCTTCTTTAAGAGATTCCGAACAAAAGCTAAGAGAAGAATTGGAAGTAACGAAAAAAAGTTGGAAGGAAAAGCAAGGAAAAGAAAATACAGAAGTGACGGTAGAGGATATTGCGAATGTTGTTTCTAGCTGGACAGGAGTTCCGGTCTCAAAACTAGCACAAACAGAAACAGATAAGCTGTTAAATTTGGAGAAAATTTTACACTCCAGTGTCATAGGTCAAGAAGAAGCTGTCAAGGCCGTGTCAAAAGCAGTTCGCCGGGCGAGAGCCGGATTGAAAGATCCTAAGCGTCCTATTGGCTCTTTTATTTTCCTTGGACCTACAGGGGTAGGGAAAACAGAATTAGCAAGAGCACTTGCCAACGCTATGTTTGGGGATGAGGATGCCATGATTCGCATTGATATGTCTGAATATATGGAGAAACATTCAACTTCAAGATTGGTAGGTTCTCCTCCAGGATATGTAGGATATGAGGAAGGTGGTCAGTTAACGGAAAAAATTAGACGCAAACCGTATTCTGTCGTATTGCTTGATGAAATTGAGAAAGCACATCCTGATGTATTTAATATTTTATTACAAGTATTAGAAGATGGAAGACTGACGGATTCTAAGGGAAGAACAGTTGATTTCCGTAATACAGTATTGATCATGACCTCAAACGTTGGAGCGAATGCTTTAAAACGAAATAAATTTGTAGGCTTCAATATTCAAGATGGAGAACAGCAATATAAGGATATGAAAGGCAAAGTGATGGAGGAATTAAAACGGGCGTTCCGTCCGGAATTCATTAATCGGATCGACGAAATTATCGTCTTCCATTCATTAGAAAAAGACCATTTAAAACAAATTGTGACATTAATGTCGAACCAATTAACATCACGTTTAGAAGAACAAAACATCCTACTGGAGTTAACCGAAATGGCTAAGGAAAAAATAGCTAACGAAGGTTATGATCCGGAATATGGGGCTCGTCCATTACGTCGGGCTATCCAAAAGCACATAGAAGACCGTCTATCTGAAGAACTACTAAAAGGGACCGTACTAAAAGGGCAACGGGTCATTGTAGATGTTGAAGATGATGAATTTGTGGTGAAAACAAAAACAATGTCCAATACCGTTTCTTAA
- the epsC gene encoding serine O-acetyltransferase EpsC yields the protein MFKAFKMFKEDVDVIFDQDPAARSYLEVILTYSGLHAIWSHRIAHTFYKWKLYFIARVISQISRFFTGIEIHPGATIGRRFFIDHGMGVVIGETCEIGDNVTLYQGVTLGGTGKEKGKRHPTVKDNALIATGAKVLGSIIVGENSKIGAGSVVLKDVPPNSTVVGIPGKVVIQDGIKIKKDLNHSDLPDPISDRCSAMENEITQLKQQLEELKEGEKRNVNTTV from the coding sequence ATGTTTAAAGCATTTAAAATGTTTAAAGAAGATGTTGATGTTATTTTTGATCAAGACCCAGCTGCACGTAGTTATTTGGAAGTGATTCTAACTTACTCCGGATTACATGCCATTTGGTCTCATCGTATAGCACATACTTTTTATAAATGGAAGTTGTATTTTATTGCCCGCGTTATTTCTCAAATTAGTCGCTTTTTCACAGGGATTGAAATTCACCCAGGAGCAACAATCGGACGTCGATTTTTTATCGACCACGGAATGGGTGTCGTCATAGGTGAAACATGTGAAATAGGAGATAATGTTACCTTATATCAAGGTGTGACGTTAGGTGGAACAGGAAAAGAAAAGGGGAAACGTCATCCTACAGTGAAAGATAATGCGCTTATAGCAACAGGAGCAAAAGTGTTAGGCTCTATAATAGTCGGTGAAAATTCAAAAATTGGGGCTGGTTCTGTCGTTTTGAAAGATGTACCTCCAAATTCCACAGTCGTTGGGATTCCTGGAAAGGTCGTCATTCAAGATGGGATTAAAATTAAGAAAGATTTGAATCATAGTGATTTACCGGATCCGATTTCAGATCGTTGCAGTGCGATGGAAAATGAAATTACCCAGTTGAAGCAACAACTTGAAGAGTTAAAGGAAGGAGAAAAAAGAAATGTCAATACAACTGTATAA
- the gltX gene encoding glutamate--tRNA ligase: MAKDIRVRYAPSPTGHLHIGNARTALFNYLYARNQGGKFIIRIEDTDKKRNIEGGEQSQLKYLKWLGMDWDESVDVGGEYGPYRQSERTEIYKKLYDELLERGDAYKCYCTEEELEAEREAQIAKGETPKYSRKCLHLTKEEQQRFEAEGRQPSIRIKVPEGKVYTFKDMVKGEVSFESEGIGDYVIVKKDGTPTYNFAVAVDDHLMKITHVLRGDDHISNTPKQLMIYEAFGWEIPIFGHMTLIVNESRKKLSKRDESIIQFIEQYEELGYLPEALFNFIALLGWSPKGEEEIFTKDELIKIFDPERLSKSPALFDNQKLTWMNNQYMKTLDIEKLVTLSLPHLMKADRLPENMTAEQKEWATQLIALHQEKMSFGAEIVELTELFFKQDIEYGEEAKAVLAEESVPEVLQAFLTKVVELENFEAAEIQKSIKAVQKETGHKGKKLFMPIRVAVTGLTHGPDLPKTIQLLGKEVVKTRLETILG, encoded by the coding sequence ATGGCTAAGGACATTCGTGTGCGTTATGCACCAAGTCCAACGGGACATTTACATATTGGGAACGCTCGTACTGCACTATTCAATTATTTATATGCAAGAAATCAAGGTGGAAAGTTTATTATCCGCATTGAGGATACAGATAAAAAGAGAAATATTGAGGGTGGCGAGCAAAGCCAGCTGAAATATTTGAAATGGTTAGGAATGGATTGGGATGAAAGCGTAGATGTCGGGGGAGAATACGGACCTTATCGACAATCGGAAAGAACGGAAATTTATAAGAAACTTTATGATGAATTATTAGAACGTGGAGACGCTTATAAATGTTATTGTACGGAAGAAGAGTTAGAGGCAGAAAGAGAAGCGCAAATAGCCAAAGGAGAGACTCCTAAGTATTCGAGAAAATGCCTTCATTTAACAAAAGAAGAACAACAGCGTTTTGAAGCTGAAGGTAGACAACCAAGTATTCGTATTAAAGTTCCTGAAGGGAAAGTTTACACATTCAAGGATATGGTAAAAGGAGAAGTTTCCTTTGAATCTGAAGGAATTGGGGACTATGTGATTGTCAAAAAAGACGGAACCCCTACTTATAATTTTGCTGTGGCGGTGGATGACCATCTAATGAAGATCACCCATGTCCTTCGTGGAGATGACCATATTTCTAACACACCTAAACAGTTAATGATTTATGAAGCATTTGGTTGGGAGATTCCTATTTTCGGACATATGACGTTAATAGTGAATGAAAGCCGTAAAAAATTAAGTAAACGTGATGAGTCTATCATTCAGTTTATCGAGCAATATGAAGAATTAGGGTATTTACCTGAAGCCTTGTTTAACTTTATCGCTCTTTTAGGTTGGTCACCAAAAGGGGAAGAAGAAATTTTTACAAAAGATGAATTAATCAAGATTTTTGATCCTGAGAGACTTTCTAAATCACCAGCTTTATTTGACAACCAAAAGCTAACTTGGATGAACAACCAATATATGAAAACATTAGATATAGAGAAATTAGTAACTCTTTCCCTTCCGCACTTAATGAAAGCAGATCGATTACCAGAAAATATGACGGCGGAACAAAAAGAATGGGCCACTCAACTTATTGCTTTACATCAAGAAAAAATGAGCTTTGGAGCCGAAATAGTCGAGTTAACGGAGCTATTTTTCAAACAAGACATTGAATACGGAGAAGAAGCGAAAGCAGTACTTGCAGAAGAATCTGTTCCAGAAGTACTTCAAGCCTTCCTAACAAAAGTAGTTGAACTAGAAAATTTTGAAGCAGCAGAGATTCAAAAATCGATTAAAGCCGTTCAAAAAGAAACTGGACATAAAGGAAAGAAATTATTTATGCCAATCCGTGTGGCAGTTACAGGTTTAACACATGGACCTGATCTTCCAAAGACGATTCAGCTGCTAGGGAAAGAGGTTGTAAAAACACGCTTGGAAACAATTCTAGGTTAA
- the cysS gene encoding cysteine--tRNA ligase has translation MSIQLYNTLTRKKEEFVPLEEGKVKMYVCGPTVYNYIHIGNARPAIVFDMVRRYLQYRGFDVQYVSNFTDVDDKLIRVAKEMETDVPSIAERFINAYFEDVGALGCEKADIHPRVTENMDIIVEFIETLIEKGYAYESHGDVYYRTRAFKEYGKLSHQSIDELKVGARIEVGEKKEDALDFVLWKAAKEGEIYWESPWGKGRPGWHIECSAMAKEYLGDTIDIHAGGQDLTFPHHENEIAQSEALTGKTFAKYWMHNGYINIDNEKMSKSLGNFVLVHDIIKHHDPQVLRFFMMSVHYRHPINYNEELLSNAKTSLERLKTSYENLKHRKQSSTNLTEQNESWMGKIEKLHHDFIHEMDDDFNTANGISVLFELSKQANYYLMEKNTSVEVIDAFMKEFEELFHVLGLKLEDDSLLDEEIEELIEKRIQARKDRQFQLADEIRDQLKAMNIILEDTPQGTRWKRG, from the coding sequence ATGTCAATACAACTGTATAATACATTAACGAGGAAGAAGGAAGAGTTTGTTCCACTTGAAGAAGGAAAAGTGAAGATGTATGTATGTGGACCGACTGTTTATAATTATATCCACATTGGAAATGCTCGTCCCGCTATTGTATTTGATATGGTTCGTCGTTATTTACAATACCGTGGTTTCGATGTTCAATACGTATCCAATTTCACGGATGTTGATGATAAATTAATCCGAGTGGCTAAGGAAATGGAAACGGATGTACCGTCTATCGCTGAGCGCTTTATAAACGCCTACTTTGAAGATGTAGGAGCTTTAGGTTGTGAAAAGGCGGACATTCATCCTCGCGTAACGGAAAATATGGATATTATTGTGGAGTTTATCGAAACGCTTATCGAAAAAGGGTATGCCTATGAATCACACGGAGATGTATATTACCGCACGCGGGCATTCAAAGAATACGGGAAACTTTCGCATCAATCGATTGATGAGTTAAAAGTCGGGGCCCGAATTGAAGTGGGAGAAAAGAAAGAAGATGCTTTAGATTTTGTCTTATGGAAAGCGGCCAAAGAAGGGGAAATTTATTGGGAGAGTCCTTGGGGAAAAGGGCGACCTGGTTGGCATATTGAATGTTCCGCAATGGCCAAAGAATATTTAGGTGATACAATCGATATTCATGCGGGTGGGCAAGATTTAACGTTCCCACATCATGAAAATGAGATTGCCCAATCAGAAGCATTGACAGGGAAAACATTCGCAAAGTATTGGATGCATAATGGGTATATTAATATTGACAATGAGAAAATGTCAAAGTCCCTTGGGAATTTTGTTCTAGTGCACGATATTATCAAACATCATGATCCGCAAGTGTTAAGATTCTTTATGATGTCTGTTCACTATCGTCACCCCATTAATTACAACGAAGAATTATTATCGAATGCCAAGACATCATTGGAACGTTTAAAAACTTCCTATGAAAATTTAAAGCATAGAAAACAGTCAAGTACGAATTTAACAGAGCAAAATGAAAGCTGGATGGGAAAAATCGAGAAATTGCATCATGATTTTATCCATGAAATGGATGATGACTTTAATACAGCGAATGGAATTTCTGTATTATTTGAACTGTCAAAACAAGCCAATTACTATTTGATGGAGAAAAATACATCCGTAGAAGTAATCGATGCGTTCATGAAAGAATTCGAGGAATTATTCCATGTCCTTGGATTGAAATTAGAGGATGATTCCCTGCTTGATGAGGAAATTGAAGAGTTGATTGAGAAACGAATCCAAGCCCGTAAAGATCGTCAATTCCAACTTGCCGATGAAATTCGTGATCAATTAAAAGCGATGAACATTATTTTAGAAGATACGCCACAGGGCACAAGATGGAAAAGAGGGTAA
- the disA gene encoding DNA integrity scanning diadenylate cyclase DisA — MDEKRIKDNTISEILQLVAPGTPIREGIDNVLRANTGGLIVLGHNEKVQHLVDGGFKIDCPFSPTYLYELAKMDGAIILNEKGSKIILANAQLATDPSISSTETGMRHRTAERVAKQTKKLVIAISQRRNVITLYKGDFRYALKDISVILTKANQAIQTLEKYKVVLDHAISNLSVLEFEELVTFSDVLQVLHRFEMVIRIKNELLSYLSELGVEGRLIRLQMHELLTDMEEEAVMIIRDYAKERQVKPYEVLSRFQGIVTNELLDDGVLFKLLGYSGHVHLDEGICPRGYRVLNKIPRLPVIIIENLIIKFNTLPFILKAEVDELDDVDGIGEVRARKIKEGLKLIKDQVFADRQL, encoded by the coding sequence ATGGACGAAAAAAGAATAAAGGATAACACAATATCTGAAATATTACAATTAGTTGCTCCAGGAACACCGATCAGAGAGGGAATTGACAATGTTTTACGAGCCAATACAGGGGGATTGATTGTTCTTGGACATAACGAGAAAGTACAGCATCTAGTAGATGGTGGTTTTAAAATTGATTGTCCTTTTTCACCAACATACCTATATGAATTAGCTAAGATGGATGGGGCGATCATATTAAATGAGAAAGGGAGCAAAATTATTTTAGCCAATGCCCAGCTTGCTACAGATCCTTCCATCTCTTCGACTGAAACAGGAATGCGCCATCGGACAGCGGAAAGGGTGGCAAAACAAACAAAGAAATTAGTGATTGCCATCTCCCAACGGCGAAACGTGATTACTTTGTATAAGGGTGATTTTCGTTATGCATTAAAAGATATTTCGGTGATTCTGACTAAAGCAAATCAGGCCATCCAAACATTAGAAAAGTATAAAGTCGTATTAGATCATGCCATTTCGAATTTATCTGTTTTGGAATTTGAAGAACTTGTTACATTCAGTGACGTATTACAAGTATTGCATCGGTTTGAAATGGTCATTCGCATTAAAAATGAACTTTTATCCTATCTAAGTGAATTAGGCGTGGAAGGAAGACTTATTCGACTTCAAATGCACGAGTTACTGACAGATATGGAAGAGGAAGCAGTGATGATCATTCGTGATTATGCGAAAGAGCGTCAAGTAAAACCTTATGAGGTATTAAGTCGATTTCAAGGGATTGTCACGAATGAGCTATTAGATGATGGGGTTCTTTTTAAACTACTTGGATATTCAGGACATGTCCATCTTGATGAAGGGATTTGTCCAAGAGGGTACCGAGTTCTAAATAAGATTCCAAGGCTTCCTGTTATTATTATTGAAAACTTGATTATAAAGTTTAATACATTACCGTTTATTTTAAAAGCGGAGGTAGATGAACTGGATGATGTAGATGGGATTGGAGAAGTAAGAGCTCGGAAAATTAAAGAGGGGCTGAAGTTAATTAAAGATCAAGTATTTGCGGATCGCCAATTGTAA
- a CDS encoding PIN/TRAM domain-containing protein: MLKRIVQAIFVILGGTLGLFLIPDLLSLINLSEFKLINNPYVSVLLGAIIFYFLTFWAVDYVVNFVKWIEDGLVKAPVVDILSGSLGLIIGLFVAYLLGIPLNQIEIPVVNTVTPIFLTLLLGYLGFQVGFKKRDELSSVFSTNRGNKRKELEDEDQSDTKIFKLLDTSVIIDGRIADICQTGFLDGVIVIPQFVLEELQHIADSSDVLKRNRGRRGLDILNRIQKELPVEVQIYEGDFEEIQEVDSKLVKLAKIMNGIVVTNDFNLNKVCELQKVQVLNINDLANAVKPVVLPGEEMNVQVIKDGKEHNQGIAYLDDGTMIVVEEGREYIGKHIDVIVTSVLQTSAGRMIFAKPKLLEKAL; this comes from the coding sequence ATGCTCAAACGCATTGTACAAGCGATATTTGTTATTTTAGGTGGAACATTAGGTTTATTCCTTATACCGGACTTATTATCACTTATTAATTTATCAGAATTTAAACTCATTAATAATCCTTATGTTTCTGTTCTATTGGGCGCTATTATCTTTTATTTTTTAACTTTTTGGGCAGTAGATTATGTTGTGAATTTTGTAAAATGGATCGAGGACGGATTAGTCAAAGCCCCTGTTGTTGACATCTTATCCGGAAGTTTAGGCTTAATCATTGGTCTGTTTGTTGCTTATTTATTAGGTATTCCTCTTAACCAAATTGAAATTCCTGTTGTAAATACGGTGACACCGATTTTTCTTACATTATTATTAGGATATTTAGGGTTTCAAGTAGGATTTAAAAAACGTGATGAACTTAGTAGTGTTTTTTCTACGAATAGAGGAAATAAACGCAAAGAGTTAGAGGATGAGGATCAAAGTGATACGAAAATTTTTAAACTTCTCGATACAAGTGTCATTATTGATGGGAGAATCGCAGATATATGTCAAACAGGATTCTTAGACGGGGTAATCGTCATCCCACAATTTGTATTAGAAGAACTGCAACATATTGCTGATTCATCAGATGTTTTAAAAAGAAACCGTGGTCGTAGAGGTTTAGATATATTGAACCGTATCCAGAAGGAATTGCCAGTGGAGGTCCAAATATATGAAGGCGACTTTGAAGAGATTCAAGAAGTAGATAGTAAGCTTGTCAAACTGGCGAAGATTATGAATGGAATTGTCGTCACGAATGATTTCAATTTAAATAAAGTGTGTGAGCTACAGAAAGTACAAGTGCTCAATATCAATGATTTAGCCAATGCGGTTAAACCTGTTGTTCTCCCAGGGGAAGAAATGAACGTACAGGTAATAAAAGATGGAAAAGAGCATAACCAAGGAATTGCTTACTTAGATGATGGAACGATGATTGTCGTGGAAGAAGGAAGAGAATATATAGGGAAGCATATCGACGTGATTGTGACAAGTGTTTTACAAACTTCTGCTGGAAGAATGATTTTTGCAAAGCCTAAGTTATTAGAAAAAGCATTATAA
- the radA gene encoding DNA repair protein RadA, whose product MAKKKTKFICQSCGYESPKWMGRCPGCGEWNKMVEEVEIVGKQKKTFIHSEEKSAAKPTPLVKVESTQEPRVTTELKELNRVLGGGVVPGSLVLIGGDPGIGKSTLLLQVSSQLAEKQHKVLYISGEESIKQTKLRADRLGIKAADLFIYAETDLEVIHLAIDEVNPSFVIIDSIQTIYHPEVTSAPGSVSQVRECTAELMRIAKIKGIAVFIVGHVTKEGSIAGPRLLEHMVDTVLYFEGERHHTYRILRAVKNRFGSTNEMGIFEMKEAGLEEVENPSEIFLEERSRGASGSTVVASMEGTRPVLVEIQALVAPTSFGNPRRMATGIDHNRVSLLMAVLDKRVGLLLQNQDAYLKVAGGVKLDEPAIDLAIIISIASSFRDQPTRATDCIIGEVGLTGEVRRVSRIEQRVFEAAKLGFERIIIPANNLGGWKIPEGIEVVGVTNVGEALQYALGGS is encoded by the coding sequence ATGGCCAAGAAAAAGACAAAATTTATATGCCAATCTTGTGGGTATGAATCTCCTAAATGGATGGGGCGCTGTCCAGGATGTGGGGAATGGAACAAGATGGTGGAAGAAGTAGAAATCGTAGGAAAGCAGAAAAAAACATTTATTCATAGTGAAGAAAAAAGTGCGGCTAAACCGACACCATTGGTCAAAGTTGAATCTACCCAGGAACCGAGAGTTACAACGGAGTTAAAAGAGCTTAATCGAGTGCTTGGGGGGGGAGTTGTCCCTGGTTCACTAGTGCTTATTGGTGGAGACCCTGGGATTGGAAAATCAACGCTTTTGCTTCAAGTATCTTCGCAATTAGCTGAAAAGCAACATAAAGTGTTATATATATCCGGTGAAGAATCTATTAAGCAAACAAAATTGAGAGCGGACCGACTTGGGATTAAAGCAGCGGATTTATTCATTTATGCTGAAACGGATTTAGAAGTAATCCATCTAGCGATTGATGAAGTCAACCCATCCTTTGTCATCATTGACTCAATTCAAACAATCTATCATCCTGAAGTAACATCGGCACCTGGAAGTGTTTCACAAGTACGAGAATGTACAGCTGAGTTGATGAGGATAGCGAAAATTAAAGGCATTGCCGTCTTCATTGTGGGGCATGTTACGAAAGAGGGGTCTATTGCTGGGCCTAGGTTATTAGAGCATATGGTCGATACAGTTTTGTATTTCGAAGGGGAAAGACATCATACATATCGAATTTTGCGTGCAGTTAAAAACCGCTTTGGCTCCACAAATGAAATGGGAATTTTTGAAATGAAAGAAGCAGGCCTTGAGGAAGTGGAGAATCCTTCAGAAATCTTCCTCGAAGAACGATCAAGAGGCGCCTCCGGTTCAACCGTTGTTGCCTCCATGGAAGGGACTCGGCCCGTGTTAGTAGAAATCCAAGCACTTGTTGCCCCAACCAGTTTTGGTAATCCACGAAGAATGGCTACAGGGATTGACCATAACCGCGTGTCATTGCTTATGGCTGTATTGGATAAAAGGGTAGGCTTGCTGTTACAGAATCAGGATGCCTATTTAAAAGTAGCAGGTGGGGTAAAACTGGATGAACCTGCGATTGATTTAGCAATTATTATTAGTATTGCTTCCAGTTTTCGAGACCAACCTACGAGAGCAACAGATTGTATCATTGGGGAGGTCGGTTTAACAGGAGAGGTTAGACGTGTTTCGAGAATTGAACAGCGGGTGTTTGAAGCAGCTAAACTCGGATTCGAACGAATCATTATACCAGCTAATAATTTAGGGGGATGGAAGATTCCAGAGGGAATAGAAGTAGTTGGTGTAACGAATGTAGGGGAGGCACTTCAATATGCTTTGGGGGGTTCATAA